Proteins encoded by one window of Engraulis encrasicolus isolate BLACKSEA-1 chromosome 23, IST_EnEncr_1.0, whole genome shotgun sequence:
- the LOC134440000 gene encoding phospholipase A and acyltransferase 3-like, translated as MFYVKKPEIGDLIEVSRGLYQHWAVYVGDGHVIHLAPPTEQASDNTFSLMMSVTCDKAKVKKEELEKVGTDDWVVNDTLDEKYDPLSPEEIIKKAESMLGQQLPYSVITENCEHFSKNLRYDKPESSQVRDAGQVRRAVGIAALFGAVWAFCGALLLAFITLFGGAKKEREKKR; from the exons ATGTTTTATGTTAAGAAACCAGAGATTGGGGACCTGATCGAGGTCTCCAGGGGACTATATCAGCACTGGGCTGTGTATGTCGGTGATGGTCACGTCATTCACCTTGCACCACCCA CTGAACAGGCAAGTGACAACACCTTCAGCTTGATGATGTCTGTCACGTGTGACAAAGCCAAGGTGAAGAAGGAGGAACTGGAGAAGGTGGGAACAGATGACTGGGTGGTCAACGATACTCTGGACGAAAAATATGATCCTCTTTCTCCCGAAGAGATTATTAAGAAAGCTGAAAGTATGCTGGGCCAGCAACTGCCCTACAGCGTCATCACGGAGAACTGTGAGCACTTTTCCAAAAATCTGCGATATGACAAACCCGAGTCAAGCCAGGTGAGGGATGCGGGGCAG GTGCGGCGGGCAGTGGGTATCGCAGCACTGTTTGGTGCAGTATGGGCTTTCTGTGGAGCTCTTCTCCTAGCCTTCATTACACTGTTTGGAGGAGccaagaaggagagggagaagaaacgTTGA